GCCCGTGGCGGAAAGCTTCTTGCGCCACACACCAGCCTGTAATTCGAGGTCCTGGAGCTGGTCGCGCACCGAGCGCCTCATGACCTTGCCGAGCTGGGAGCGGGGGAGTTCATCCATGATCGCGATCGAGCGCGGCATCGAATAATGGGAGAGCTTGTCCTGGGTCCACTTTCGAACGTTTTCGAGGTCAATCGAGGCACCGGGCTCGAGAACGAGCGCGGCAACGACAGCCTCGCCGCGGCTGCCGTCGGGCATGCCGACGACCGCGACATCGTGGATGCCGGGCATCGATCGCACCGCCTCCTCGACCTGTGACGGGTAGATGTTGAAGCCGGAGGTGATGATGAGCTCCTTGCGGCGATCCGCCATGACGAGGAGCCCGTCATCCATCCGCACGAGATCTCCCGTGCGCAGCCACTCGCCGTCGACGAGGGTCTGCTCGGTCTCTTCGGGGTTGTTGAGGTAGCCGACGAAGATATTCGGCCCGCGCACGAGGAGCTCGCCGATCTCGCCCTCGGGAACCTCATTCTCGATGTTCTCCGGGTCGACGATCTTGACGTCGACGGACGGGAACGGCAGTCCGAGGGTTGACGGCCTGCGGGCGGCGGAGACGGGGGAGCCGGAGATGACCGGCGAGGCCTCTGTCATACCGTAGCCCTCGATGAGAAGGGAATCTGTCGCCTCTTCCCAGCGTCGGGCGAGGTCCGGATCGAGCGGCATAGCCCCCGAGACGGAGTAGCGCAGCTTCGTGAATGGCTTATCTCCGTTGAAGGCCTGGAGGATGCGCTCATACATCGGCGGGACACCGCCGAAGAACGTGATCGGGTGCCTCTTGTTCGCCGCAATGAGCATCTCCGGGTCGAATGACGGAAGCACGTTCTGAGTTGCGGCGAGTCCGATCGAGAGGATGAGGGACAGTATCATGCCGAATGCGTGGAAGAACGGCAGGATCGATCCAACGGTCTCCTTTCCGCGCTCGAATTGGAGCCAGGCGATGACCTGCTCGAAGTTCGACATGAGATTGAAGTGGGTGAGGCAGACGGCCTTCGGGGAGCCCGTCGTGCCACCCGTGTGCAGATAGACGGCCACGTCGTGGAGGTCGGGACCCTCTGCGACGAAGGAGGACGGCGCGGAGGCCACCATCTTCTCGAAGGAGTAGACGTGGGCGGGCACCCTGCCCCTCATCTTGTCGCGCTGTGCGCGGGCCGCCTTGACCGGTAGCTTGAGGAGCATCCGTGAGCGCCTCGGCAGGGCCGCCGTCAGATTGACGGCGATGATCGTCCGGCCGGGCAGCATGTCGGCGAGGTCGACGAGCGTCTTCTCCCAGCCGACGACCACCTGGGCGCCATCGTTCTCGATCTGCGCGACGAGCTCCTTCGCGGGGGCGAGCGGGTTGTGCTCGGCGAGGATCGCGCCGATCGACCAGGTCGCGTAGGCGAGCGCCACATGCTGTGTGCAGTTCGGGAGGATCGCGGCGACCACGTCGCCGCGCTTGATGCCGGCCAGCGTCAGCATCGAGGCGGTCTTGCGAACCATCTCTCCGAGCTCTGCGTAGCTGGTCTTCTCACCGATGAAGTCGATGGCATGGCGGGTCGGGAAGTCCGCCACTGCCCGATCGAGCAGATCGGGAAGCGGTTTCGTTGGAAGCTCGATCTCATCCGGGACACCCGGAGAGTAATGCTGACGGGCCATCTTGATCTCCTCACGCAAAATTATGGAACGCACTCCATTTTGCCATGCGGAGCGACGTCAGTCTCGAGAAAGCACCCTCAGACGGATGGTCTCCTCGGCTTCGGCGAGCTCAGCGACGGCTTCCTCTGGAATGTTCGACGAGATGTCGGTCACCGAGTAGCCCACCTGGCCCTGCGTTGCGAGCTGCTGGGCGTCGATGTTGGCACCCGATTCCGCGAAAATCCGGTTGACCTTCGCCAGGGCGCCCGGCATGTTCGAGTGCACCCAGGCTATCCGGTACCGTGCGGATTTGGCAGGGGAGTCGACGATCTGCGGCATATTGATCGACATGTCGGTCGCGCCCTTGCGGTAATAGGACACAAGCTTTTCGGACACGAACAGGCCGATGGCCCGCTGCGCCTCCTCGGTCGAGCCGCCGACGTGAGGCGTGAGGATGACATTGGGCAGGCCCGTGAGGACCGAATCGAAGTGATCGCCGTTGGCGCGGGGCTCAGTCGGGAAGACGTCGACACCGGCACCCGCGATCGAACCGTCTTCGATTCGGGCGGCGAGCGCATCGATATCGACGAGGAAGCCGCGCGACAGGTTGAGGAAAATCGCTCCGGGCTTCATCATCGCGAACTCCTTCTCGCCGAAGAGGTTCCTGTTGGAGGCGCGGCCGTCGACGTGGATGGAGACGATGTCGGCGACCTCGAGGAGCTCCTCCATCGAGTTCATGCGGCGAGCGTTGCCGATGATGAGCTTCTCGGCCGTGTCGTAGAAGACGACCCTCATGCCGAGCGCCTCGGCGACGACCGAGAGCTGCATACCGATGTTGCCGAAACCGATGATGCCGAGAGTGCGACCACGGACCTCGTGGGCGCCGACGGCGGACTTCTCCCAGATGCCACGGTGCAGCGCATCGTTCTGGACAGGAAGGCGGCGCGAGAGCGAGATGATCTCGCCGATGGCCAGCTCGACAACGGATCGCGTATTCGAGTACGGGGCGTTGAAGACGGCGACGCCGCGGTTCGTGGCGGCCTCGAGGTCGATCTGGTTGGTGCCGATCGCGAAGGTGCCGATGGCGAGCAGATCGGGGTGTGCGTCGATGACCTTCTGGGTCACCTCGGTCTTCGATCGGATGCCCAGCATGTCGAAGCCCTCGAGGGCCTCGATGAGGTCGGACTCGTCGAGCGCACCGTGGTGGCGCACGACCTCGATGCCGGCGCGGACGAACGCGGCATCAGCATTTGAATGGGGATTTTCAAGAAGCAGGGCACGGGTCATTGCTCTATCTTCGCGCCACCGGCGCCGCCTCGGCAAATGAAACCCATCTGCTGAGAAGCTATGCGTCGAAGATCTCTCGAGCCGACGGATCGCACTCGTCGAGGAATGCGGAGATCCGGTCGACTTCGGCTGTCTCGCCGATTGCCGCGGCGGCGCGGCCGAGGCAATGGAGCGCCTGGAGGAAACCGCGGTTCGGTTCATGTGAGGCAGGGACGGGGCCCTTGCCCCGCCAACCAGCCCTGCGCAGCGCGTCGAGGCCGCGGTGATAGCCGACTCGTGCGTATGCATAGGAATCGAGCTCGCGGCCCTCGGTCCAGGCCAGCTCCGCGAGTCGCGCCCACGCGAGGGGCGACTGCGGATGCCGGCGGGCGACCTCGTCGGGTGCTGCGCTCTCGATGAGCGCGCGAACCTCAGGCTCGTCAGGCAGGTGCGTGGCCTCAGGGCCGATTGAGATGTGCATCAGATCTCCGTTCCAGGGGTGAGGATGAGGTGCTGGGTGGGCCGCGTCATGGCGACATAGAGGTCACCCGGCTCCGCTATTGTCCCATCGACGATGACCGAGTCGAACTCGAGCCCCTTCGCTTCCCGCGGCGTCATCGTATGGATCTGCGGATGATCGATGGCGGGCGGGTTCTCGGAGATGATGGCGATGAGGCCCTGGCCCTCACCGTATTCGGCGGTGAGGAACGCGAGCTCCTGCTCGATCGCGACGTCCAGCTCCTCGTATCGGAGAGAGCGGTCGACCTCGCGAACGGCGTTGACCGGATGGCGGAGGCTGATGCCGCGCCGGTTCATCGCCGCCTCGGCCTCCTCGAGTACAGCCGCCGGAGTGCGGTAGGAGATCGTCAGCACCTCTTCTCGCATATGGCTCGCGAGCGGTCCGAGCAGCTCTCGCCAGCCGCCCTCGGGGGCGCCCGACGGGCGCTGATCGAGGTCGCCGACGATCGTCAGCGACCGGGACGGGACACGCCGGGCAACCATGCGCCACGCGAGGGGCGACAGCTCCTGGGCCTCGTCGACGACGACGTGCCCGTACGCCCACGTGCGGTCCTGTGCGGCGCGTTCCGCCAGGGGGAGGCGCCTGCCGCCCTGGCGCTGGCGCTCCGCCAGCATCCTGCCGGTGACGATACCGCCGCCGAGGTCCATGCTCGCCAGTGTCGCGCTCGCGTACGATTCGAGGCTGTCGTCGTCCGACTCCGCCGCGGGAACGTCGCCGAGCAGCTCGGCGAGCTCGTCGAGGATTGGAATGTCGGCCTCGGTGAAACCGGATCCTCGCGGTCGCTCGAGCAGGGCACGCTCGTCGTCCGACAGTTCGGGTGCGAGCCGCTTGAGCAGACCGGGGTGGGCATAGAGGTGCTCGAGGAGCCACGTCGGAGTCGCGGGCAGCCAGCAGAGATTGACGGCGCGGCGGACCTGCTCGTTGGACGCGATGTCGGCCTTGAGCCAGTCCTGCTCCTCCGTGTCCGAGACTTCGAGGTACTTCCTCACGAGCTCCTCGATGACGGCGCGGGCGTAGGACTGGCGCGCCTCATTGTGCGGCCGATCGCCGCGGCGGGCACGCGCGTGGCCGATCGCGATGACGTCGGGCGTCAGCTCGATATCGAAGGAGTTGATCCGGAGGGTCGTCGGCGTCGTGAGCGGGCGCTGGAGATAGTCGACGGCGCGCCGCGCGATTCGGACCCAGACGGCTCTGCCCTTGATCTCCTCGACCTCAGGGCGGTCGACTCCGGTCGCGGTCACCCCTGGGAGAAGATCGGCGACGGTCGACGACACGACGTCGGATTCGCCGAGCGAGGGCAGGACGCGTGAGATGTAGGAGAGGAACGAGGGGGAGGGCCCGAGGATGAGGACGCCGGAGTTCGCGAGCCGGTTGCGGTGCGCGTAGAGCAGGTAGGCGGCGCGGTGGAGTGCGACGGCGGTCTTGCCGGTGCCGGGGCCGCCCTGAACGATGAGGACGCCGGTGGAGTCGGCGCGGATGATGCGGTCCTGCTCAACCTGAATGGTGGCGACGATGTCCCCCATGTGGCCCTGACGGGCGGAGCCGAGAGAGGCCATGAGGGCGCCCTCGCCGGTGAGGTTGAGATTGGCGGTCGCCTCCGTATCCGACGTCAACAGCTCATCCTCGACCGAGATGACCTTCCGCAGGCGGGACTGGATGTGGCGGCGGCGCACCATGCCCTGTGGGTTGAGGGCCGTGGCCTGGTAGAACGGCTCGGCCTGAGGGGCTCGCCAATCGAGAAGAATCACATTGCGATCCTCGTCACGGAGCCCGATGCGCCCGATATGGCCCACGTCACCCGATTCGGTGTCGAGCCTGCCGAGGACCAGCTGGTGCTCGACGTGCGACAGGCGGGCGAGATGGTCCTCGTAATCTGCCGCGAACGAGTCTCGTTGGAACAGCTCCTCGGGGTTCCCGCGACCCCCCTGTCGGCGGATCTCCGCCAGTTTGCGGGTGTAGCCCGCAGCTAAGGAGTCGAGCCGTGAGTACGCCCTGTCGACGTAGGCCTGCTCCTCGGAAACTGCATCCATTGATTCTCCATCGCTCATGAGACATACAATTATCCAAGAGAGACAACTGGTTGTCATCATCGAGCGGAGGTGGAGCATGACGGACCTGCTGGAATTCACGTCGGATCCCGACGAGGCCCCGCAGCAGATCTCGACACTCATCTGCGCGGTCGGCGGAGGCCCGTTCGACGCCGGGGGGATCGCGGGATCGATCGCCCAATCCTTCGGAGAGGGCGAACTCATCGCCTCCTTCGACCCGGATCTCATCTTCGACTTCCGCTCCGAGCGGCCCATGATCACCTTCGAGAACGGCGCAATGACCCGCATGGTCGACCCGCGCCTCGACGTGTTCGTCGTCGAGGACATCGAGGGCGAAAAGCTTCTCATCCTGCGCGGCAACGAGCCGGATCTGCGCTGGCATTCGCTTGCCGAGGGCGTGCTTCAGCTCGCGACCCAGTTCGGCGTGGAGAAGTTCTACGCCATCGGCGGATTGCCGTCCGGGATACCGCACACGAGACCGGTCGATCTGCTCATCCGCGGTTATCGCCGGACCCACCCCGAGCAGGACGCGACCTACATTCAGTCCGTCAACTTCTCCGAGTTCCTCGTCTACACACTGGGCACGTCCGGAATCGACACGTCATCGGTCCTCGCCCGGGTGCCCTTCTACCTCGTCAACGGCGTCTATGCCGCGGCTG
This is a stretch of genomic DNA from Flaviflexus salsibiostraticola. It encodes these proteins:
- a CDS encoding AMP-binding protein codes for the protein MARQHYSPGVPDEIELPTKPLPDLLDRAVADFPTRHAIDFIGEKTSYAELGEMVRKTASMLTLAGIKRGDVVAAILPNCTQHVALAYATWSIGAILAEHNPLAPAKELVAQIENDGAQVVVGWEKTLVDLADMLPGRTIIAVNLTAALPRRSRMLLKLPVKAARAQRDKMRGRVPAHVYSFEKMVASAPSSFVAEGPDLHDVAVYLHTGGTTGSPKAVCLTHFNLMSNFEQVIAWLQFERGKETVGSILPFFHAFGMILSLILSIGLAATQNVLPSFDPEMLIAANKRHPITFFGGVPPMYERILQAFNGDKPFTKLRYSVSGAMPLDPDLARRWEEATDSLLIEGYGMTEASPVISGSPVSAARRPSTLGLPFPSVDVKIVDPENIENEVPEGEIGELLVRGPNIFVGYLNNPEETEQTLVDGEWLRTGDLVRMDDGLLVMADRRKELIITSGFNIYPSQVEEAVRSMPGIHDVAVVGMPDGSRGEAVVAALVLEPGASIDLENVRKWTQDKLSHYSMPRSIAIMDELPRSQLGKVMRRSVRDQLQDLELQAGVWRKKLSATGDDLKGRATELRERIEERTRPQEGRNQQSAPEPANDDEQGPTPPQN
- a CDS encoding PAC2 family protein, producing MTDLLEFTSDPDEAPQQISTLICAVGGGPFDAGGIAGSIAQSFGEGELIASFDPDLIFDFRSERPMITFENGAMTRMVDPRLDVFVVEDIEGEKLLILRGNEPDLRWHSLAEGVLQLATQFGVEKFYAIGGLPSGIPHTRPVDLLIRGYRRTHPEQDATYIQSVNFSEFLVYTLGTSGIDTSSVLARVPFYLVNGVYAAAAGAVATFVADDSGLALPVGDLERVAQTESDQIEAVYGEQEDFRSLVASLEDDYDTEGPNSGFILPNDELPEIPTADEIGEAAEKYLARRTDRPQRKRGRHARRPEE
- a CDS encoding DUF3151 domain-containing protein, yielding MHISIGPEATHLPDEPEVRALIESAAPDEVARRHPQSPLAWARLAELAWTEGRELDSYAYARVGYHRGLDALRRAGWRGKGPVPASHEPNRGFLQALHCLGRAAAAIGETAEVDRISAFLDECDPSAREIFDA
- the serA gene encoding phosphoglycerate dehydrogenase, which produces MPRRRRWREDRAMTRALLLENPHSNADAAFVRAGIEVVRHHGALDESDLIEALEGFDMLGIRSKTEVTQKVIDAHPDLLAIGTFAIGTNQIDLEAATNRGVAVFNAPYSNTRSVVELAIGEIISLSRRLPVQNDALHRGIWEKSAVGAHEVRGRTLGIIGFGNIGMQLSVVAEALGMRVVFYDTAEKLIIGNARRMNSMEELLEVADIVSIHVDGRASNRNLFGEKEFAMMKPGAIFLNLSRGFLVDIDALAARIEDGSIAGAGVDVFPTEPRANGDHFDSVLTGLPNVILTPHVGGSTEEAQRAIGLFVSEKLVSYYRKGATDMSINMPQIVDSPAKSARYRIAWVHSNMPGALAKVNRIFAESGANIDAQQLATQGQVGYSVTDISSNIPEEAVAELAEAEETIRLRVLSRD
- a CDS encoding HelD family protein, which codes for MDAVSEEQAYVDRAYSRLDSLAAGYTRKLAEIRRQGGRGNPEELFQRDSFAADYEDHLARLSHVEHQLVLGRLDTESGDVGHIGRIGLRDEDRNVILLDWRAPQAEPFYQATALNPQGMVRRRHIQSRLRKVISVEDELLTSDTEATANLNLTGEGALMASLGSARQGHMGDIVATIQVEQDRIIRADSTGVLIVQGGPGTGKTAVALHRAAYLLYAHRNRLANSGVLILGPSPSFLSYISRVLPSLGESDVVSSTVADLLPGVTATGVDRPEVEEIKGRAVWVRIARRAVDYLQRPLTTPTTLRINSFDIELTPDVIAIGHARARRGDRPHNEARQSYARAVIEELVRKYLEVSDTEEQDWLKADIASNEQVRRAVNLCWLPATPTWLLEHLYAHPGLLKRLAPELSDDERALLERPRGSGFTEADIPILDELAELLGDVPAAESDDDSLESYASATLASMDLGGGIVTGRMLAERQRQGGRRLPLAERAAQDRTWAYGHVVVDEAQELSPLAWRMVARRVPSRSLTIVGDLDQRPSGAPEGGWRELLGPLASHMREEVLTISYRTPAAVLEEAEAAMNRRGISLRHPVNAVREVDRSLRYEELDVAIEQELAFLTAEYGEGQGLIAIISENPPAIDHPQIHTMTPREAKGLEFDSVIVDGTIAEPGDLYVAMTRPTQHLILTPGTEI